The Caulobacter sp. FWC26 genome contains a region encoding:
- a CDS encoding sugar porter family MFS transporter, translated as MASVSNAGPSAGMSADGGKVNMAFVAAIVAVATIGGFMFGYDSGVINGTQEGLNSAFNLTEFGTGLNVAAILIGCAIGAFAAGRLADVWGRRTVMIISAVLFIISALGTGAAHTSTIFVIFRLVGGLGVGAASVLCPVYISEVTPANIRGRLSSVQQIMIITGLTGAFVANYALAHSAGSSTAEFWLGLPAWRWMFWMQVIPAGVFFLCLLGIPESPRYLVAKGQEAKAEAILSRLFGAGAGAAKVAEIRASLSADHKPKFSDLLDPVSKKIRPILWAGLVLAVFQQLVGINIVFYYGSVLWQSVGFTEDDSLKINILSGALSIVACLAAIALIDRIGRKPLLLIGSAGMAATLGVLTWCFSTATTVDGALHLAGNVGPIALISANLYVIFFNLSWGPVMWVMLGEMFPNQMRGSALAVAGFAQWMANFAISFSFPAMAKVSLAATYGFYAVSAVISYFLVQKLIHETRGKELEAMEG; from the coding sequence GTGGCTTCAGTATCCAACGCCGGGCCCAGCGCCGGCATGAGCGCCGACGGGGGGAAGGTCAATATGGCCTTCGTCGCCGCGATCGTCGCCGTCGCCACGATCGGCGGCTTCATGTTCGGCTACGACAGCGGCGTCATCAACGGCACGCAAGAGGGCCTGAACAGCGCCTTCAACCTCACCGAGTTCGGCACTGGCCTGAACGTGGCCGCGATCCTGATCGGCTGCGCCATCGGCGCCTTCGCCGCCGGCCGCCTGGCCGACGTCTGGGGCCGCCGCACCGTGATGATCATCTCGGCCGTGCTGTTCATCATCAGCGCCCTGGGCACCGGAGCGGCGCACACGTCGACCATCTTCGTGATCTTCCGCCTGGTCGGCGGCCTGGGCGTCGGCGCGGCCAGCGTGCTGTGCCCGGTCTACATCTCGGAAGTCACGCCCGCGAACATCCGCGGCCGCCTGTCGTCCGTGCAGCAGATCATGATCATCACCGGCCTGACCGGCGCCTTCGTGGCCAACTACGCCCTGGCCCATAGCGCCGGCAGTTCGACCGCCGAGTTCTGGCTTGGCCTGCCGGCCTGGCGCTGGATGTTCTGGATGCAAGTCATCCCGGCTGGCGTCTTCTTCCTGTGCCTGCTGGGCATTCCGGAGAGCCCGCGCTACCTGGTCGCCAAGGGCCAGGAGGCCAAGGCCGAGGCCATCCTTTCGCGCCTGTTCGGCGCGGGCGCCGGCGCGGCCAAGGTCGCCGAGATTCGCGCCTCGCTGAGCGCCGACCACAAGCCGAAGTTCTCGGACCTGCTGGATCCCGTCAGCAAGAAGATCCGCCCGATCCTGTGGGCCGGACTCGTGCTGGCCGTCTTCCAGCAACTGGTCGGCATCAACATCGTCTTCTACTACGGCTCGGTGCTGTGGCAGTCGGTGGGCTTCACCGAGGACGACAGCCTGAAGATCAACATCCTGTCGGGCGCGCTGTCGATCGTGGCCTGCCTGGCCGCCATCGCCCTGATCGACCGCATCGGCCGCAAGCCGCTGCTGCTGATCGGCTCGGCCGGCATGGCCGCAACCCTGGGCGTCCTGACCTGGTGCTTCTCGACCGCCACCACGGTCGACGGCGCCCTCCACCTGGCCGGCAACGTCGGCCCGATCGCGCTGATCTCCGCCAACCTCTACGTGATCTTCTTCAACCTCTCCTGGGGTCCGGTCATGTGGGTGATGCTGGGCGAGATGTTCCCCAACCAGATGCGCGGCTCGGCCCTGGCCGTCGCCGGCTTCGCCCAGTGGATGGCCAACTTCGCCATCTCGTTCAGCTTCCCGGCCATGGCCAAGGTCAGTCTGGCGGCCACCTACGGGTTCTATGCCGTCAGCGCGGTGATCTCGTACTTCCTGGTCCAGAAGCTGATCCACGAGACCCGTGGCAAGGAACTGGAGGCCATGGAGGGGTAG
- a CDS encoding family 43 glycosylhydrolase gives MVEINRRTLGSLLAGAGLTALPASGQAMQMGLLPAKPTTGPTWAKGIEGQRKADLGDGTFLNPILTGDRPDPSILKDGADYYMTHSSFDAYPGLLIWHSRDLVNWTPVAPTLKTNVGSIWAPELCKHKGRYYIYLPAKFPGNNTSYVIWADRIEGPWSEPIDLKLPRYIDPGHIVDEKGERWLFLSGGDRIKLSPDGLSTVGQPEHVYDPWRYPDDWDVEGFSPEGPKVMRRGDYFYMITAVGGTAGPPTGHMVIAARAKSLAGPWENHPRNPLVRTTDNAETWWSRGHATLVEGPTPGDWWAVYHGYENGYYTLGRQTLLAPVTWTADGWFDIGGGDLSQPIKKPKGGKPGPHGMALSDDFSTDKYGVQWNFFDPKPGEQDRIKREGGALILKGAGEAPSTGSPLIFVNGDQAYEIECEIEIEPETRAGLILFYDRQLYCGLGFDAKTFVTHQYGIERGRPANPHGAKMLMRLRNNRHIVSFHTSGDSGKTWKRFDRGMEVSGYHHNVRGGFLMLKPGLYAAGKGSARFRGFKYRALD, from the coding sequence ATGGTCGAGATCAACCGCCGCACGCTGGGCTCGCTGCTGGCCGGCGCCGGCCTGACCGCCCTGCCCGCGTCCGGCCAGGCGATGCAGATGGGCCTCCTCCCCGCCAAGCCGACCACGGGCCCGACCTGGGCAAAGGGCATCGAAGGCCAGCGCAAGGCCGACCTGGGCGACGGGACCTTTCTCAATCCAATCCTGACCGGCGACCGTCCCGACCCGTCCATCCTGAAGGACGGCGCCGACTACTACATGACCCACAGCTCGTTCGACGCCTATCCGGGCCTGCTGATCTGGCACAGCCGCGACCTCGTGAACTGGACGCCGGTCGCCCCGACGCTGAAGACCAATGTCGGCTCGATCTGGGCCCCCGAACTCTGCAAGCACAAGGGCCGCTACTACATCTACCTGCCGGCCAAGTTTCCGGGGAACAACACCAGCTACGTGATCTGGGCCGACAGGATCGAAGGGCCGTGGTCCGAGCCGATCGACCTGAAGCTGCCGCGCTATATCGACCCCGGCCACATCGTCGACGAGAAGGGCGAGCGCTGGCTGTTCCTGTCGGGCGGCGACCGCATCAAGCTGTCGCCGGACGGCCTTTCGACGGTGGGCCAGCCCGAGCACGTCTATGACCCCTGGCGCTATCCCGACGATTGGGATGTCGAGGGCTTTTCGCCCGAGGGCCCCAAGGTCATGCGGCGGGGCGATTATTTCTACATGATCACCGCCGTGGGCGGCACGGCCGGTCCGCCCACCGGCCACATGGTCATCGCCGCCCGCGCCAAGTCGTTGGCCGGCCCGTGGGAGAACCATCCACGCAACCCGCTGGTGCGCACCACCGACAACGCCGAGACGTGGTGGTCGCGCGGCCACGCCACCCTGGTCGAGGGCCCGACGCCCGGCGACTGGTGGGCCGTCTATCACGGCTACGAGAACGGCTATTACACCCTGGGCCGCCAGACCCTGCTGGCCCCGGTGACCTGGACCGCCGACGGCTGGTTCGACATCGGCGGCGGCGATCTCTCTCAGCCCATCAAGAAGCCCAAGGGCGGCAAGCCCGGCCCGCACGGCATGGCGCTGTCGGACGACTTCTCGACCGACAAATACGGCGTGCAGTGGAACTTCTTCGACCCCAAGCCGGGCGAGCAGGATCGCATCAAGCGCGAAGGCGGCGCCCTGATCCTGAAGGGCGCGGGCGAAGCGCCGTCCACGGGCTCCCCGCTGATCTTCGTCAACGGCGATCAGGCCTACGAGATCGAATGCGAGATCGAGATCGAGCCTGAGACCCGCGCGGGCCTGATCCTGTTCTACGATCGCCAGCTCTATTGCGGCCTCGGCTTCGACGCGAAGACCTTCGTCACCCACCAGTACGGCATCGAGCGCGGCCGTCCCGCCAATCCGCATGGCGCCAAGATGCTGATGCGGCTGCGCAACAACCGGCACATCGTCAGCTTCCACACCAGCGGCGACAGCGGCAAGACCTGGAAGCGCTTTGATCGCGGCATGGAAGTCAGCGGCTACCACCACAATGTGCGCGGCGGCTTCCTGATGCTGAAGCCGGGACTCTACGCGGCGGGCAAGGGCTCGGCGCGGTTCCGGGGGTTCAAGTATCGGGCGTTGGACTAG
- a CDS encoding rhamnogalacturonan acetylesterase gives MLKPLLIAAALLGLPLTAHAQEPIFKASKIVLVGDSTVAVNSGWGGAFCATHVTSNLACVNLGRGGRSSRTYREEGSWALALKEISAGGFDETFVLIQLGHNDQPGRPERSTDLATEFPVNMRRFVEEARAAGAKPVLVTPLIRRQFKDGQVFDDLAPWAEAIRKLAAETNTPLVDLHALSRDAVQALGPVAAMRLAEIPPPAAVVASAASGTTTGAMFYEPVLPGAVATPRPPAAPPPPPGAMASFKPVFDYTHLGPEGAALFSAMVAKALADVAPELRRNLLP, from the coding sequence ATGCTGAAGCCTCTCCTCATCGCCGCCGCCCTCCTCGGCCTGCCCCTCACGGCCCACGCCCAGGAACCGATCTTCAAGGCGTCCAAGATCGTGCTCGTCGGCGACTCCACCGTGGCGGTGAACAGCGGCTGGGGCGGGGCGTTCTGCGCCACGCACGTGACCTCGAACCTCGCCTGCGTGAACCTGGGACGCGGCGGCCGGTCCAGCCGCACCTATCGCGAGGAAGGCTCCTGGGCCCTCGCGCTCAAGGAAATCAGCGCGGGCGGGTTCGACGAGACCTTCGTGCTGATCCAGCTGGGTCACAACGACCAGCCGGGCCGCCCCGAACGCTCGACGGACCTGGCCACCGAGTTCCCCGTCAACATGCGGCGCTTCGTCGAGGAGGCCCGTGCGGCGGGCGCCAAGCCGGTGCTGGTCACGCCGCTGATCCGCCGACAGTTCAAGGACGGCCAGGTGTTCGATGACCTCGCCCCGTGGGCCGAGGCGATCCGCAAGCTCGCCGCCGAGACCAACACCCCGCTAGTGGACCTGCATGCGCTGAGCCGCGACGCCGTCCAGGCGCTGGGGCCCGTAGCGGCGATGCGGCTTGCCGAGATCCCGCCTCCCGCTGCGGTCGTGGCCTCGGCCGCGTCAGGGACGACCACGGGCGCGATGTTCTACGAGCCGGTCCTGCCGGGCGCGGTCGCTACGCCCCGCCCGCCGGCCGCGCCGCCGCCCCCGCCCGGCGCGATGGCCAGCTTCAAGCCGGTGTTCGACTACACCCACCTTGGGCCCGAAGGCGCGGCGCTGTTCTCGGCCATGGTCGCCAAGGCGCTGGCGGATGTCGCGCCCGAGCTGCGGCGAAACCTGCTGCCCTAG
- a CDS encoding MBL fold metallo-hydrolase, whose product MTTTLTFHGAAGCVTGFCARLVTPHATVLIDCGMFQGSKTLKALNYNPFPFDAGQVDAVLLTHAHIDHSGLLPKLMLAGFEGPIHATAATRDLCAVMLVDAGGIQENEVESLNRRNLRRGLPPVEPIYTERDGERVAKQFRKVKLGEPVRIAQDIVATWWPAGHMLGAASISVDVGPEGKAKRILFSGDLGPGGSPFLDDPDAPVGVDHLVIESTYGDRDRVGVDSAARKQQLAEEVRAAHAAGGPLLIPAFAVERSQELLVDLLDLMDQGEVPRGDIFLDSPLAIEATKVFQARGWNPRTETNPFEALRPSHHLRFLDSPAESDGLDRLKGWHVILAASGMCDAGRVRKHLQRLLWRREATVLLCGYQATGTLGRLLADGRNRVTIRGDEISVRARIRQLDAYSGHADAAGLVAWAKDRLPVTGSVFIAHGEPDAAEGLRRRLIDADFAAERLVIPALDEGFALDGVGAARPIGDGPPRLPAGAPGKLDWHNQRAAFQLALGQALAAAPDDRAREALLRALTATLEGRS is encoded by the coding sequence ATGACCACGACCCTGACCTTCCACGGCGCGGCGGGCTGCGTCACCGGCTTCTGCGCCCGACTGGTCACGCCGCACGCCACGGTGCTGATCGACTGCGGCATGTTTCAGGGCTCCAAGACCCTCAAGGCGCTGAACTACAACCCCTTCCCGTTCGACGCGGGGCAGGTGGACGCCGTGCTGCTGACCCACGCCCATATCGACCATTCGGGCCTGTTGCCCAAGCTGATGCTGGCCGGGTTCGAGGGGCCGATCCACGCCACCGCCGCCACGCGCGACCTCTGCGCGGTCATGCTGGTCGACGCCGGCGGGATCCAGGAGAACGAGGTCGAGAGCCTCAATCGCCGCAACCTGCGGCGCGGCCTGCCGCCGGTCGAGCCGATCTACACCGAGCGCGACGGCGAGCGGGTGGCCAAGCAGTTTCGCAAGGTCAAGCTGGGCGAGCCGGTCCGTATCGCGCAGGACATCGTCGCCACTTGGTGGCCGGCCGGGCATATGCTGGGCGCGGCCTCGATCTCGGTCGATGTCGGTCCGGAGGGGAAGGCCAAGCGCATCCTGTTCTCGGGCGATCTTGGCCCCGGCGGCAGTCCGTTCCTCGACGATCCCGACGCCCCCGTCGGCGTCGATCATCTCGTCATCGAGTCGACCTATGGCGACCGCGACCGGGTGGGCGTCGACAGCGCCGCGCGCAAGCAGCAGTTGGCCGAGGAGGTCCGCGCCGCCCACGCCGCCGGCGGTCCGCTGCTGATCCCGGCCTTCGCGGTTGAGCGCAGCCAGGAACTGCTGGTCGACCTCTTAGACCTGATGGACCAGGGTGAGGTTCCACGAGGCGACATCTTCCTGGACTCGCCCCTGGCCATCGAGGCCACCAAGGTCTTCCAGGCCCGGGGCTGGAACCCGCGCACGGAGACCAATCCGTTCGAGGCGCTGCGGCCCTCCCACCATCTGCGGTTTCTCGACTCGCCCGCCGAGAGCGATGGCCTGGACCGCCTGAAGGGCTGGCACGTCATCCTCGCCGCCAGCGGCATGTGCGACGCGGGGCGGGTGCGCAAGCACCTGCAGCGCCTTCTTTGGCGACGCGAGGCGACGGTGCTGCTGTGCGGCTATCAGGCCACCGGCACGCTGGGTCGCCTGCTGGCCGATGGCCGCAACCGAGTGACGATCCGCGGCGACGAGATCAGCGTCCGCGCCCGTATCCGTCAACTCGACGCCTATTCCGGCCACGCCGACGCGGCGGGGCTGGTGGCCTGGGCCAAGGACCGGCTGCCGGTGACGGGCTCGGTGTTCATCGCCCACGGCGAACCCGATGCGGCCGAGGGGCTGCGCCGCCGTCTCATCGACGCGGATTTCGCGGCGGAGCGTCTGGTGATCCCGGCGCTGGACGAGGGCTTCGCGCTCGACGGCGTAGGCGCGGCGCGACCGATCGGCGACGGACCGCCGCGCCTGCCGGCCGGCGCCCCGGGCAAGCTGGACTGGCACAATCAGCGCGCCGCCTTCCAGCTGGCCCTGGGCCAGGCCCTGGCCGCCGCGCCCGACGACCGCGCGCGCGAGGCCCTGCTGCGGGCCCTCACGGCGACGCTGGAGGGGCGAAGCTAG
- a CDS encoding TIGR00730 family Rossman fold protein, whose translation MPDNTAQLASPSYRLAALDQDFLLGESMRGVRFLLEFAKADEALRRWGVRSTIVVFGSARVREDGPPERARWYAEARRLGRIVSERGGAKHQNGDKVRDNVIATGGGPGLMEAANRGAFEVGAPSIGFNITLPHEQVPNPYCTPDLTFRFHYFAMRKMHLAMRANALVVFPGGFGTFDELFEILTLRQTDKAPPIPIVLFDEAYWRSIINFEALVEHGMIAAADLELIHFADDAEAVWAALLRCGLKTPTSA comes from the coding sequence ATCCCCGACAACACCGCTCAGCTGGCCTCGCCGTCCTATCGGCTGGCGGCGCTGGACCAGGACTTCCTGCTGGGCGAGTCGATGCGCGGCGTACGGTTCCTGCTGGAGTTCGCCAAGGCCGACGAGGCGCTGCGCCGCTGGGGCGTACGCTCGACCATCGTGGTGTTCGGCAGCGCGAGGGTGCGCGAGGACGGCCCGCCGGAACGCGCCCGCTGGTACGCCGAGGCCCGGCGGCTGGGCCGCATCGTCTCCGAGCGCGGCGGGGCCAAGCATCAGAACGGCGACAAGGTCCGCGACAATGTCATCGCCACCGGCGGCGGGCCGGGCCTGATGGAGGCCGCCAACCGCGGGGCCTTCGAGGTCGGCGCGCCGTCGATCGGCTTCAACATCACCCTGCCCCACGAGCAGGTTCCCAACCCGTACTGCACGCCCGACCTGACCTTCCGCTTCCACTATTTCGCGATGCGGAAGATGCATCTGGCCATGCGGGCCAATGCGCTGGTGGTGTTCCCCGGCGGCTTCGGCACCTTTGACGAGCTGTTCGAGATCCTGACCCTGCGCCAGACCGACAAGGCGCCGCCGATCCCGATCGTGCTGTTCGACGAGGCCTACTGGCGGTCGATCATCAACTTCGAAGCCCTGGTCGAGCACGGCATGATCGCTGCGGCCGACCTTGAGCTGATCCATTTCGCCGACGACGCCGAGGCGGTATGGGCCGCGTTGCTCCGCTGCGGCCTCAAGACGCCGACCAGCGCCTAG
- a CDS encoding TetR/AcrR family transcriptional regulator, with amino-acid sequence MSDEPQSGRPSPEIRRQQILDAACERVRQSGFHGASMADIAKAAGLSVGQIYRYFENKEAIIAAIVAQDLAEMRDKFAEMESQPMGLLDAIGDHLPEGVDKCMDTGRAALALEVVAEAARNPKVASIVRAADEQERAFARKMMERYRKPDWSEAEFRARCEVVGLLFDGLLVRGVSHPDLDRAALTDVLRSTVRHLLS; translated from the coding sequence ATGTCTGACGAACCGCAATCGGGCCGCCCGTCGCCGGAAATACGCCGCCAGCAGATCCTGGACGCGGCGTGCGAGCGCGTGCGCCAGTCGGGCTTCCACGGCGCCAGCATGGCCGACATCGCCAAGGCCGCCGGCCTCAGCGTCGGGCAGATCTATCGCTACTTCGAGAACAAGGAGGCGATCATCGCCGCCATCGTCGCCCAGGACCTGGCCGAGATGCGCGACAAGTTCGCCGAGATGGAAAGCCAGCCGATGGGGCTGCTCGACGCCATCGGGGACCACCTGCCCGAGGGTGTCGACAAATGTATGGACACAGGGCGCGCCGCCCTGGCCCTGGAGGTGGTGGCCGAAGCCGCTCGTAACCCCAAGGTCGCTTCGATCGTGCGCGCCGCCGACGAGCAGGAACGCGCTTTCGCCCGCAAGATGATGGAGCGTTATCGCAAACCGGACTGGAGCGAAGCTGAGTTTCGGGCGCGCTGCGAGGTGGTCGGGCTATTGTTCGACGGCCTCCTGGTGCGCGGCGTCAGTCACCCCGACCTCGACCGCGCCGCCCTGACGGACGTGCTGCGATCCACCGTGCGGCATCTGCTGAGCTAG
- a CDS encoding efflux RND transporter periplasmic adaptor subunit: MHFQRSVAATTVGLAAIALTLTACGQKPGGGGGMGMGGPTEVGYIVVQSQPVGLTTELAGRTSAYLVSEVRPQVSGVIKARLFEEGSVVRAGQSLYQIDPATYQAAYNSAAAALAQAQAQATAAKLKADRYKALVETGAVSKQDNDDAQAAALQTAAAVGVQKAALDTARINLNYTRVAAPISGRIGKSSVTPGALVTASQAAPLATVQDLSKVYVDLTQTSAELLKLKQQFASGKLGKTNSAQVTLKLEDGSTYPIPGRLEFSDVTVDAGTGSVTLRAVFPNPNGALLPGMYVRATLGQGVAPSGVLIPQTAVNRDPKGGATVMLVGAKGPEPRPITLGQTIGDKWLVTSGLNVGDKVIVEGLMKVRPGAPIKAVPAGAAPAAQAQR; encoded by the coding sequence ATGCACTTCCAACGCTCGGTCGCGGCGACGACCGTGGGACTCGCCGCCATTGCGCTCACCCTCACCGCCTGCGGCCAGAAGCCCGGCGGAGGCGGCGGCATGGGCATGGGCGGTCCGACCGAGGTCGGCTACATCGTCGTCCAGTCGCAGCCCGTCGGCCTGACGACGGAGCTGGCCGGCCGCACCTCGGCCTATCTGGTCTCGGAAGTGCGGCCTCAGGTCAGCGGCGTGATCAAGGCGCGGCTGTTCGAAGAAGGCTCGGTCGTCCGGGCCGGCCAGTCGCTGTACCAGATCGACCCCGCGACCTATCAGGCCGCCTATAACAGCGCCGCCGCCGCCCTCGCCCAGGCCCAGGCCCAGGCGACCGCCGCCAAGCTGAAGGCCGATCGCTACAAGGCCCTGGTCGAGACCGGCGCGGTCTCCAAGCAGGACAATGACGACGCCCAGGCCGCCGCCCTGCAGACCGCCGCCGCCGTCGGCGTGCAGAAGGCTGCGCTGGACACCGCCCGGATCAATCTGAACTACACGCGCGTGGCCGCGCCGATCTCGGGCCGCATCGGCAAGAGCAGCGTGACCCCCGGCGCCCTGGTCACCGCCAGCCAGGCCGCTCCCCTGGCCACGGTGCAGGACCTGTCCAAGGTCTATGTCGACCTGACCCAGACCTCGGCCGAGCTTCTGAAGCTCAAGCAGCAGTTCGCCAGCGGCAAGCTGGGCAAGACCAACTCGGCCCAGGTGACCCTGAAGCTCGAGGACGGTTCGACCTATCCCATTCCCGGCAGGCTGGAGTTCTCGGACGTCACCGTCGACGCCGGCACCGGTTCGGTGACGCTGCGGGCGGTGTTCCCCAACCCCAACGGCGCTTTGCTGCCCGGCATGTATGTCCGCGCGACCCTGGGCCAGGGCGTCGCCCCCAGCGGCGTGCTGATCCCGCAGACCGCGGTCAATCGCGACCCCAAGGGCGGGGCGACGGTGATGCTGGTCGGCGCCAAGGGTCCCGAGCCGCGTCCGATCACCTTGGGCCAGACGATCGGCGACAAGTGGCTGGTCACCAGCGGCCTCAACGTCGGCGACAAGGTCATCGTCGAGGGCCTGATGAAGGTCCGTCCGGGCGCGCCGATCAAGGCCGTCCCCGCCGGCGCGGCCCCCGCCGCTCAAGCTCAGCGCTAA